One genomic window of Monodelphis domestica isolate mMonDom1 chromosome 1, mMonDom1.pri, whole genome shotgun sequence includes the following:
- the TMEM170A gene encoding transmembrane protein 170A isoform X2: MESEGSGGSGGSAGLLQQILSLKLVPRVGNGTLCPNSTSLCSFPEMWYGVFLWALVSSLSFHVPAGLLALFTLRHHKYGAAIAGVYRAAGKEMIPFEALTLGVGQTFCVVVVSFLRILATL; the protein is encoded by the exons ATGGAAAGCGAGGGGAGCGGCGGGAGCGGGGGCTCGGCGGGGCTCCTGCAACAGATCCTGAGCCTGAAGCTGGTGCCGCGGGTGGGCAACGGGACGCTGTGCCCCAACTCCACCTCCCTCTGCTCTTTTCCAG AAATGTGGTATGGCGTGTTCTTGTGGGCACTGgtatcttctctctccttccacgTCCCTGCTGGATTACTGGCACTATTCACCCTCAGACATCACAAATATG GTGCAGCTATTGCTGGAGTCTACCGAGCTGCAGGCAAAGAAATGATACCTTTTGAAGCTCTCACTCTAGGTGTTGGCCAGACGTTTTGTGTAGTGGTGGTTTCCTTTTTACGGATTTTAGCAACTCTATAG
- the TMEM170A gene encoding transmembrane protein 170A isoform X1, with protein sequence MESEGSGGSGGSAGLLQQILSLKLVPRVGNGTLCPNSTSLCSFPEMWYGVFLWALVSSLSFHVPAGLLALFTLRHHKYGRFMSVSILLMGIVGPITAGILTSAAIAGVYRAAGKEMIPFEALTLGVGQTFCVVVVSFLRILATL encoded by the exons ATGGAAAGCGAGGGGAGCGGCGGGAGCGGGGGCTCGGCGGGGCTCCTGCAACAGATCCTGAGCCTGAAGCTGGTGCCGCGGGTGGGCAACGGGACGCTGTGCCCCAACTCCACCTCCCTCTGCTCTTTTCCAG AAATGTGGTATGGCGTGTTCTTGTGGGCACTGgtatcttctctctccttccacgTCCCTGCTGGATTACTGGCACTATTCACCCTCAGACATCACAAATATGGTAGGTTCATGTCTGTAAGCATCCTGTTGATGGGCATCGTGGGACCAATTACTGCTGGAATCTTGACAA GTGCAGCTATTGCTGGAGTCTACCGAGCTGCAGGCAAAGAAATGATACCTTTTGAAGCTCTCACTCTAGGTGTTGGCCAGACGTTTTGTGTAGTGGTGGTTTCCTTTTTACGGATTTTAGCAACTCTATAG
- the TMEM170A gene encoding transmembrane protein 170A isoform X3 yields the protein MWYGVFLWALVSSLSFHVPAGLLALFTLRHHKYGRFMSVSILLMGIVGPITAGILTSAAIAGVYRAAGKEMIPFEALTLGVGQTFCVVVVSFLRILATL from the exons ATGTGGTATGGCGTGTTCTTGTGGGCACTGgtatcttctctctccttccacgTCCCTGCTGGATTACTGGCACTATTCACCCTCAGACATCACAAATATGGTAGGTTCATGTCTGTAAGCATCCTGTTGATGGGCATCGTGGGACCAATTACTGCTGGAATCTTGACAA GTGCAGCTATTGCTGGAGTCTACCGAGCTGCAGGCAAAGAAATGATACCTTTTGAAGCTCTCACTCTAGGTGTTGGCCAGACGTTTTGTGTAGTGGTGGTTTCCTTTTTACGGATTTTAGCAACTCTATAG